The Burkholderia pyrrocinia genomic sequence CTTGAAGAACATCAGCGAGTTGTCGGTGTAGTTGTCGGTCGGGTCGCCCGGGATGCCCGTGCCGCCCTGGTACACCTTCCAGCTGATCTTCGCGTTCTCGAGGCGCTCGGCGTAGGTCGTCCACGTGTAGCCGTTCACGTCGTCGCGCTCGCCGATGCCCGGGCCGTTCGGCGGGTTGCCGTAGATGTTGCGCGGGTCGACCGTGCCGGTCCACAGGTAGATGCGGTTCGGCGCCGTGTCGGCGTGCGCGGAGCAGAAGTACGAATCGCAGATCGTGAACGCGTCGGCCAATGCGTAGTGGTACGTGAGATCCTGGCGCTTCAGGTAGCCCATCGTCAGCACGTCCTGCTTCTGGTTCACCCACTGGTCCCACTGGCCGTTGTTCCAGGACAGGTGGCCGCTGCTCCAGCCGTGGTTGGTGCCCGGCTGGAATTCGGTCGTCTGCTTCGGGTCGAGGTAGAACGGCAGCACGTACGGCGCCGACGGATCGAGGCCGCGCGAATGGTAGTTCTTCGTGAATACCGACGCCGGCGGCTGCTGCCACACCGGTGCGCCGCTCGGCAGCAGGTGCGGTCGCGGGTCGTTGAAGCCGCGCACGCCGCGCAGGCCGCCGAAGTAATGGTCGAACGAGCGGTTTTCCTGCATGAAGATCACGACGTGTTCGACGTCGCGGATCGTGCCGGTGCGATAGGCGGCCGGCATCGCCAGCGCATTGCGGATCGCGGGCGGGAAGCCCGCGTAGGCGGCCATCGCGCCGGCCGACTGCGCGGCGAGGCGCAGGAAATCGCGTCGATTGTTCGAGGACATGAAGAAGACCCTGTTTTCGGTAGGAGTGGGGTCGCCGGGCGAGCGGGGCCGGCGGTCGGTGCGTTGCCGTTATTACCCCGCACCGGCATGTCCCGGCCGTGACCGGTTCCCGCAGGTTTCTTGCGGTGACCCCCAGCTTTTTTTCGAAGCGGCATACGACGCGCCTTTCATGCAGCCGACACACGCATGCGCTACGCTGACGCGCGATGAAGATGGGGGAGAAGCCGAGTCGTGTTCGATCAGCTGAAGGCGTTCCACGCGACCGTCCGGCAGGGCAGCATCACGCGCGCCGCGCGCCACCTGGGCGTGAGCCAGCCGACGATTGCCGCGCAGATCCGGCAGGTCGAGCAGGTGTACGGCGTCGAGTTGTTCTACCGCAGCGGCCGCAAGCTCGAAGTCACCGAGACGGGCATCGAGCTGCTGCCGCTCGTCGAGAAGATGATCGCGCTCGAGGCGCAGGCCGACATCATGCTGCGCAACGTCGGCGGCCTGTTCGAAGGCCACCTGCGGATCGGCGCGACGGGCCCGTACTACATCATGGATGCGGTCGGCCGCTTCTCGAACGCGCATCCGTCGATCGCGCTCACGTGCCGGATCGGCAACTCCGAGGAAATCCTGCAGGCGCTGCAGGAATTCCGCATCGATCTCGCGGTCTCGTCGCAGCCCAACGACGCCGACGGCCTCGAACGCAAGGTGATCTCGACCGATCCGCTCGTGCTCGTCGTGCATCGCAACCATCCGCTCGCGCGTTTCGACACGATCGACCCGGTGCAGCTCGCCGACGTGCGGCTGCTGATGCGCGAGGAAGGCTCGGTCACGCGCCGCTGCACGGAGACGATCCTCGCGGCCGCCGGCGTCGCGGCCGCGTCGGTCGCCGAGATCGGCAGCCGCGAAGCGATCCGCGAGGCGATCCTGCATGGCGTGGGCGGCAGCCTGTTTCCGCTCGGCGAGGCCGAGCGCCATCCGGACCTGCGCGTGATCGCGCTGCGCGGCATCGACACGACGATCGACGAATACGTGTACTACCTGAAGGCGCGCCGCCAGAGCCCGGCGATCGACGCGTTCCTCGCCTGCATCCTGCCGGCGGAGCACGCACCGCGCGACACGACGCGGCGGGCGAACGCGCGCTGAGTCGCCGCGCGTTCGCCGCTTTCGCGCATTTTCTGGCGCCTTTCGTCGCGCCTTCCCTCGTTATTTCCTCGTGCCTTCCTTCTCGCGTCCGGCCACGCGTCACTTCGGCAGCGCCGGAATCATCCACGTGAACACGTGCTGCTGCAGGAACACGAGCACGCCGAGCAGCAGCGTGAGGATCACGCTGTGCCAGAAGGTGCGCGCGAACACGACACCTTCCTGCCCCTTCAGGTCCGTCGTCGACACGCCCGTCGCGATGTTCTGCGGCGAGATCATCTTGCCCATCACGCCGCCCGACGAGTTGGTCGCGGCCATCAGCACCGGATCGAGGCCGAGCTGCCTCGCGGCGACGACCTGCAGGTTGCCGAACAGCGCATTGCCCGACGTGTCGCTGCCGGACAGGAACACGGCGATCCAGCCGAGCGACGCTGACACCAGCGGGAACAGCGCGCCCGTCGACGCGACGCCGGTGCCGAGCGTGTAGCTGATCCCCGAGTAGTTCAGCAGGTACGCGAGCCCGACGATCATCATCACCGTGACGATCGCGATCCACGTCTGCCGCCAGGTCTTGACCACGCATTCGAGGAACGCACCGACGCCGGTGCGCGTCAGCGCGGCCGTGACGATCGCCGAGAGCAGGATCGCGGTGCCCGTGCCGAGCGGCTGGAAATCCCAGATCGCCGCATACGGCTTGTGGTACAGCGACACGAACACCGCGTTGTGCAGGCCCGGCCACTTGATCTTCACGTCGCCGATCGCCGCGACGTTCGCGTGCACCCACACGATCACGACCACCGACACGACGAGCCACGGCAGCCAGCCGCCGAAGCCCGCGCGCGCGGCGCCGGCTGCCGCGGGCACGCTGCGCGCGAGCGCGTATTGCGGATCGGGCTGCGGCTTCCACAGCTGCAGGAAGCCGATCGTGACGATCAGCGACGTGAGCGACGACAGCACGTCGGTGAGCTGGTAGCCGAGGAAGTTCGACGTGACGAACTGCGCGAGCGCGAAGCTGGCGCCCGACACGAGCAGCGCAGGCCACAGCTGCCTGATCGAACGCAGCCCGCCATACGCGCCGACCACATAGAACGGCAGCAGCAGCGCGAAGAACGGCAGCTGGCGGCCGACCATCTGCGCGAGCGTCGCGGGCGGCAGCGACGTGACCGCGCCAAGCACGGTGATCGGCACGCCGAGCGCGCCGAACGCGACCGGTGCCGTGTTGAACAGCAGCGTATAGGTGAGCGCTTCGAGCGCGGGGAAGCCGAGTGCGATCAACAGCGCGCTCGTGATCGCGACCGGCGTGCCGAATCCGGAGATCCCTTCGAGCAGGCAGCCGAACGAGAACGCGACGACGAGCAACACGAGGCGGCGGTCGTCGGGCAGGTTGTCGAGCATCCACTGCCGGAACTGGTCGAAGCGGCCCGATTTCACCGCGATGTTGTACAGCAGCAGCGCGTTGAAGACGATCCACATCACGGGCACGACCGCGAGCGCCATGCCCGCGCCGACCGCGTTGAACGCGAGCCCGGCCGGCATGCCCCACGCGCCGATCGCGACCGCGAGGCCGGTGACGAGCCCGGCGAGCGACGCCTGCCACGCGGGGCGGCGCAGCACGCCGAGCGCGATCAGCGCGACCGCGATCGGGATCACGGCGACGAGGAAGGACAGGAACAGCGAGTTGGCGACCGGCGTCAGCGGCTGCGCGAAGACGATGCCGGGCGGTAGGGCGTCGGTGGGGTTCATCGTGTCTCCAAAGGCGACCCGGGTTGGCGCGTCAGCGCCCCCGGATTCGGTGCAAAGCGACGTTCTGCAGTCGCGACAACGATCGGGCACTTGTGCACGCAACGACGTTGCACGGCCAACCGATCGGTCGCTTAAAAGAGGTTAGGAGGCGTACGGCGCTTGTACAAGGGGGACAAGCCCGAAATGCAACGACCCGATACGGACATCCGCCGCACGATGGCCGGCAGTTGGCGGGCCGCTGTCGCACCCGACAGGAAACCTGTCGCGAACGGCCCACCGGCGTGCGCGACGTCATCACCTGCGCAATGTTGCGCGCGCGACAAAGGAGACTACCGGCCAGCGGGATGTTTCGTTTGGCGTCCGAAGCCTAGACTGGCCGCATCGATTCCGCCCACGCCGACGACGGCGCGGCACCGGAACCTCACGGAGTGAACACGATGAAGACGATGAAACAGGCGGCATGCGCATTCCTGCTGATCGGCGCGGCTTTCGCCACCCACGCGCAGGCCGCATCGACGCTGACGCGCGCGGAGGTCCGCCAGGAACTCGCTGAACTGGAGGCCGCCGGCTACCGGACGAACCTCGCGAGCAGTCCCGACTTTCCGGAGAACATGCAGGCGATCATGCGGCGCGCCGCGCAGGCACGCGGCGACGATGCGAGTTACGGCAACGGTGGCCGGGCGAACGTGGAATCGGGCAAGCCGGCGCTGCCGCATACGATCGATCGCGGCACGTACGCACATCACTGATTGCCGACCGAACCGGATCGAACGGGTAACGGCGCGGCACGACCAGCACCGACCGACACGCACGCGGCCCGCACGCCAACGCGCGCGGCCGCGCTGCGCGATCCTCAGACGCTGAAGCGGTTCAGCGTATACGCGCGATAGGCCGCGACGAACGCGTCGAACGATCCGGCCTCCTTCGCTTCAAGCTCGGCCTGCTCGGCCAGCGACTTCGCGGCGAGCGCCTGCTCGGTGCGCAGCGTGTCCGCCGACGGCGAATGCGCGCGGAAATACGCGGCATGCGCTTCGCTCTGCGCCAGCGCGAACGCGAGGAACGACTGTCCATTCTCGCGCATCGTGCGCAGCACGCGCGCCGACGGCGTGCGCTCCGGATCGGCGAGCTTCTCGCGCTGCGCCGCGATCGCGCGCGCATGCTCGTCGCCGCCGCGGATTTCGTCGAGACGGCGGCCGACGGTTTCGATATCGGCCATCAGGTCGTCCGCCCACGCCTGCAGCGTGATCGGCTGCCCGTCGCGCGACAGCGTGAGCCCCGGCTTGCGGCCTTCCATCGTCACGCTGCCGAAGTT encodes the following:
- a CDS encoding LysR family transcriptional regulator → MFDQLKAFHATVRQGSITRAARHLGVSQPTIAAQIRQVEQVYGVELFYRSGRKLEVTETGIELLPLVEKMIALEAQADIMLRNVGGLFEGHLRIGATGPYYIMDAVGRFSNAHPSIALTCRIGNSEEILQALQEFRIDLAVSSQPNDADGLERKVISTDPLVLVVHRNHPLARFDTIDPVQLADVRLLMREEGSVTRRCTETILAAAGVAAASVAEIGSREAIREAILHGVGGSLFPLGEAERHPDLRVIALRGIDTTIDEYVYYLKARRQSPAIDAFLACILPAEHAPRDTTRRANAR
- a CDS encoding L-lactate permease; the encoded protein is MNPTDALPPGIVFAQPLTPVANSLFLSFLVAVIPIAVALIALGVLRRPAWQASLAGLVTGLAVAIGAWGMPAGLAFNAVGAGMALAVVPVMWIVFNALLLYNIAVKSGRFDQFRQWMLDNLPDDRRLVLLVVAFSFGCLLEGISGFGTPVAITSALLIALGFPALEALTYTLLFNTAPVAFGALGVPITVLGAVTSLPPATLAQMVGRQLPFFALLLPFYVVGAYGGLRSIRQLWPALLVSGASFALAQFVTSNFLGYQLTDVLSSLTSLIVTIGFLQLWKPQPDPQYALARSVPAAAGAARAGFGGWLPWLVVSVVVIVWVHANVAAIGDVKIKWPGLHNAVFVSLYHKPYAAIWDFQPLGTGTAILLSAIVTAALTRTGVGAFLECVVKTWRQTWIAIVTVMMIVGLAYLLNYSGISYTLGTGVASTGALFPLVSASLGWIAVFLSGSDTSGNALFGNLQVVAARQLGLDPVLMAATNSSGGVMGKMISPQNIATGVSTTDLKGQEGVVFARTFWHSVILTLLLGVLVFLQQHVFTWMIPALPK
- a CDS encoding DUF4148 domain-containing protein, producing MKTMKQAACAFLLIGAAFATHAQAASTLTRAEVRQELAELEAAGYRTNLASSPDFPENMQAIMRRAAQARGDDASYGNGGRANVESGKPALPHTIDRGTYAHH